The region CGGCATTTTGTTCCCACGTGTTTGCATCGCCCGGTCCGATATACGAACCCGGTTTTGCTGTCCCCGATTTCTGGCGCTTTGCACGTTCGCTTTACGCCAGTGGAATTCGAGCAGGTGAGCTGGTGCACAATTGTTTCAGCTACCATTTCACCCCGGCGGGCCAGATGTTTGACAGTGCGGCGCTTGCGCTCGGCTGTAGCGTCATTCCTGCCGGTGTCGGCCAAACCGAATTACAGGTGCAAACCATCGCCGACCTGCAACCCGATGCATACGTTGGTACCCCCTCATTTTTTAAAATTATTCTCGAACAGGCCGACGAATTAGAGCGCGATGTCGGCTCAATCGGCAAGGCGATGATGAGTGGGGAAGCCTTACCGCCGCCGTTACGCGACAGTTTTGTCGAGCGCGGTGTGCGCGTGCAACAGTGCTATGGCACCGCCGACCTGGGCCTGATCGCCTACGAATCCCACGCCATGGAAGGGTTGATTATCGACGAGGGCGTTTACGTTGAAATCGTGCGTCCCGGAACCGGTGAACTGGTCGCCGAAGACGAAGTTGGCGAAGTGGTGGTCACCAACCTGGGCCGCGAATATCCCCTGCTGCGGTTCGCGACCGGCGATTTGTCGGCCTATCTGCCTGGAACCAGTCCCTGTGGTCGCACCAACCAACGCATCAAGGGCTGGATGGGACGCGCCGATCAGACCGCCAAAGTACGTGGCATGTTCATTCACCCGGAACAGGTGGATAAAGTCGTCAAGCGTCATTCGGAAATATCCCGGGCACGCCTGGTCATCAATTGGGTTGACCAGGCCGACCAGATAACCCTGCAATGTGAGTCCGAAGTTAGCGATGTATCCCTGGTCGATGCAATCGCCGAGAGTATCAGGTCAATCTGTAAACTTCGTGGCGAAGTCGAGATCGTAGCACCCGGCACCCTGCCGAACGATGGCAAGGTTATCGACGATATTCGCCAGTACGAGTAACCAGCCTCAGCGCCATCCCTGTGAATTCGAAACGCCTGCTAGCAGATGTCCGCGTCATCGATCTGTCGCAATACATTCCCGGGCCTTTTGCAACCCGACAACTGGCTGATCTCGGCGCCGAAGTGATAAAAATCGAACCGCCGGGTGGAGATCCGATGAGATTTTTCATGCACACCGCGAAGGACGAGCTATCACCGATT is a window of Gammaproteobacteria bacterium DNA encoding:
- a CDS encoding AMP-binding protein, which codes for MSEFYDSLETRSIDEREQAQLEAIREQIRHVKSNTAAYSESLKDINADDITDAASFSALALTRKSELIELQQAQRPFGGYTAKDTAFCSHVFASPGPIYEPGFAVPDFWRFARSLYASGIRAGELVHNCFSYHFTPAGQMFDSAALALGCSVIPAGVGQTELQVQTIADLQPDAYVGTPSFFKIILEQADELERDVGSIGKAMMSGEALPPPLRDSFVERGVRVQQCYGTADLGLIAYESHAMEGLIIDEGVYVEIVRPGTGELVAEDEVGEVVVTNLGREYPLLRFATGDLSAYLPGTSPCGRTNQRIKGWMGRADQTAKVRGMFIHPEQVDKVVKRHSEISRARLVINWVDQADQITLQCESEVSDVSLVDAIAESIRSICKLRGEVEIVAPGTLPNDGKVIDDIRQYE
- a CDS encoding CoA transferase; amino-acid sequence: MNSKRLLADVRVIDLSQYIPGPFATRQLADLGAEVIKIEPPGGDPMRFFMHTAKDELSPIYRHLNRGKRICQLDLKSESDREALLALLADADILLESFRPGVLARLGLGPDRL